A stretch of Equus caballus isolate H_3958 breed thoroughbred chromosome 11, TB-T2T, whole genome shotgun sequence DNA encodes these proteins:
- the TOB1 gene encoding protein Tob1 codes for MQLEIQVALNFIISYLYNKLPRRRVNIFGEELERLLKKKYEGHWYPEKPYKGSGFRCIHIGEKVDPVIEQASKESGLDIDDVRGNLPQDLSVWIDPFEVSYQIGEKGPVKVLYVDDNNENGCELDKEIKNSFNPEAQVFMPISDPASSVSSSPSPPFGHSAAVSPTFMPRSTQPLTFTTATFAATKFGSTKMKNSGRSNKVARTSPINLGLNVNDLLKQKAISSSMHSLYGLGLGSQQQPQQQQPSQPPPPPPPPQQQQQQQKTSALSPNAKEFIFPNMQGQGSGTNGMFPGDSPLNLSPLQYSNAFDVFAAYGGLNEKSFVDGLNFSLNNMQYSNQQFQPVMAN; via the coding sequence ATGCAGCTTGAAATCCAAGTAGcactaaattttattatttcatatttgtacAATAAGCTTCCCAGGAGACGTGTCAACATTTTTGGTGAAGAGCTTGAAAGACTTCTTAAGAAGAAATATGAAGGGCACTGGTATCCTGAAAAGCCATACAAAGGATCAGGGTTTAGATGTATCCACATAGGGGAGAAAGTGGACCCAGTGATTGAACAAGCATCCAAAGAGAGTGGTTTGGACATTGATGATGTTCGTGGCAATCTGCCGCAGGATCTTAGTGTTTGGATCGACCCGTTTGAGGTTTCCTACCAGATTGGTGAAAAGGGACCAGTGAAGGTGCTTTATGTGgatgataataatgaaaatggATGTGAGTTGGATAAGGAGATCAAAAACAGCTTTAACCCAGAGGCCCAGGTTTTTATGCCCATAAGTGACCCAGCCTCCTCAGTGTCCAGCTCTCCATCACCTCCCTTTGGTCACTCTGCTGCTGTAAGCCCTACTTTCATGCCCCGGTCCACTCAGCCTTTAACCTTTACCACTGCCACTTTTGCTGCCACCAAGTTCGGCTCTACCAAAATGAAGAATAGTGGCCGCAGCAACAAGGTTGCTCGTACTTCTCCTATCAACCTCGGCTTGAATGTGAATGACCTCTTGAAGCAGAAAGCCATCTCGTCCTCAATGCACTCTCTGTACGGGCTTGGCCTGGGGAGCCAGCAGCAGCCACAACAGCAGCAGCCATCCCagccgccgccaccaccaccaccaccacagcagcagcagcaacagcagaaaACCTCTGCTCTTTCTCCTAATGCcaaggaatttatttttcctaatatgCAGGGTCAAGGTAGCGGTACCAATGGAATGTTCCCAGGTGACAGCCCCCTTAACCTCAGCCCTCTCCAGTACAGTAATGCCTTTGATGTGTTTGCGGCCTATGGAGGCCTCAACGAGAAGTCTTTTGTAGATGGCTTGAATTTTAGCTTGAATAACATGCAGTATTCTAACCAGCAATTCCAGCCTGTCATGGctaactaa